Part of the Antedon mediterranea chromosome 6, ecAntMedi1.1, whole genome shotgun sequence genome, AGTTTATTTCAATAGTATAATGTATAATGATAGTGTGGAAGTTTGTTTGATAGTTAGATTCTGTTCAGATGtcgataataataaatatgggCATAATTATCTAATTCCAACTTTTGCTTTGTATTTATagtatttgaattgaattttaaataatcaattgTTGTCTTATTTAATCCATACGATCAAAAAGCGAATCGTTGTGGTACATTTAAATGTTGTGATTAAAGGCGTTATTTGTTTTTATCCCAAATGTTTATAAAATCGCTGCCCTGTTTTGGGAGTTTCAAAACTGTTTCACCTGAAATACGCATGTccaataataaacataattgttttataatacgTTCTGTAACAGATATCAATGAGTGTTCAGTGAATAATGGAGGCTGTCAACATTCTTGTAAAAATCTTCGTGGGTCTTTCAAATGTTTGTGTTCCGATGGATATTCTGGCACAAAGTACTGTACAGGTAATATATCATGGAAAAAGCCTCATTTGTTtctattatttgattatttgcCGCCCtctttaatatttcttttaatgGAAAATCTTGATTTACGGCTATTATAGTTGTTATTATACGGTTATTAAATTATCATATAAGGAACGTTTGAGGGTATTagatttaccaaatttaatttatagACGCCATAGAGTTGACATGATTCaagttttcaaaattataaatgGTATGGAGTCTGTCttaagtgatttttttttaattagatgTCGATTTAAGGGCCCGTGGACATAGGTATACATTAAAGTTCCATCGAGAAAAGTTAAACTTGAGAAGGAATTCTTTTCGTTTAGAGTTGTACTTTTGTGGAATTGTCTTTCTGACTATGTTGTTTAAGCTAgttctttaaatttgtttaaaaatagacTAAATGAGGCTTGGGTAAACCATCCATTAAAGTTCACATCGTTTGTATAATATGACATGATAATCGCGAGGGGGCTTATGAGCTTCGCCTCAATTTCCCTCTATTCATACGACTATGAAGGAttacaagtaaacaagtaagtaaACAAGAAAGTTCCATTTCTGAGAATACAGTTTGAAAAATTGTTCAATCAGTtggtttgattttaaaaatgtaaaacatctCTCCCATACTGGACTGCGAGGTTTTATACTGCCTTAAAACTTTTAGGGTTCTCGTCGACATTAACCTTAACTTTATTCTCAAGTTCCGAGTCATGTATCTTTTTCTTTATAAGATGTTAATGAATGTGACGTTGGTATAGACAGATGCGACCAAGGTTGTCACAACTCAATCGGTAGCTTCAGCTGCAGTTGTAGACAAGGATGGTCACTTGATCAAGATAAGAAAAGCTGCACAGGTATGTCATTTCTGAGAATCCATAGAGTTGAAAACAAATTTCTTAAATCATGTGGTGTGACTTCAAGATCTTACACTACCTAAAACCATCAAGGTCGTGGTGGAAATTAACGATATTTTTGACATTCTTTAAATAGTTGCGATGATCTTTGTCGAACGTTATTATTGTTTCTGTTCACTTTATTCTTAAGTTCCGAGTCCTATTAATTAGACACAATTCCAACTTATACATCGTCTGATATCTACTTTATAGATGTCAATGAATGTGATGCTGGCATAGACGGATGTGAACAACATTGTTCAAATTCCATCGGTAGTTTTAGCTGTTATTGCATGCATGGATGGAAACTTAATCCAGATAATAAAAGCTGTACAGGTATGAAAATACCATTTCTGAGATCCTTATAAATCAGTTAAAAATCCATCCATTGAGCTATCATTGTTTTAAACATCTGATGGAATGGTTCACATTCAGTCGCACTGTCACCCAGTTAAAGAGACTGTAGTCTGGTATGAACGTCTGTCTTCTGCTTAGAACAGTTAGCGATTAGATCACTGCTTGTTTCATAAAATAGTTTTAACAATTTCAACCTGCTTTTTTATTTCTATCTACAAATATAAAAGGGTGATATCTTTtctaattacaaaaaaaaccacaatttaattactttaaaaattaatttaattaattcacaGGTCCACCACCAATAATATACGAGAATGGTACCACAGCAACCTATGCCCCTATTATTACAATGATATCTACTACATTAGAAGAAGTTACCACTGTTTATGATACCACAACCAATTGCTCTGATTCAAAAAGAATTGAGAGTTGGGATTTTGTTTCCAATACTAGTCGGCATATGGTGGTTATATCTAAAACACTCGtattattcataaatattcTTATTCTAAACTCTATTTTGCTTAGAAAAACTATATTCAAGattaaattaattcaaaattaaacCTGCAATTAATAATATGAGTCATACTATTCACCCAGATTCAACAACATACAGGAATGTTACTGCTGCAACAGACGTACCTAATACCCAGATGATTTCTACTACATCCGAGGAAGGTACACCAGCTTATGATACCGATACCCCAACCAACTGGCCTGATAATACTCTTCCAGATGGTAACTTCTCGTTTAGCTTAACCATGTATCCTATACTAATTGACAATTCTTAATGCTACGGCCCATGCATTCTGTTTTGCTGTTACTGTGCTGGTTGTAGGTTTTTAGATACACAAAATTGTCGCCATGATTTTTCAAGAATCAAGTTTTGGAAGGTTTAGACAATATACTactgtgtttgtttgtttgttttatgcgACTGTGACTAActtatatttacataattgctttaaaaatgatttttctAAAGTTTATCATAATATTCACGCAGATCCAACAACAGCAACATTGATTTCTACTGCATTAGAAAAAGTTACAACTGACGGTGGTACTGTTTCAGATGGTGAGTTCGAAAACTTTTATTTaagaaacaaaaatgtaattaaaacacATCTGCAATACAGATCCATCGACAATTTACGAGAATGCTACCACAGCAGTAGATGCACTTACTACTCCAGTGATATCTACTGCATCAGAAGAAGTTACAACTGTTTATGACGGTACTGGTAAGTTGTTAGTATAGTTAGAATTCATTTTGGCCCTCCAGCTGATTTTGCTGTTTGAAAGATACGTCGtcggaaaaaaacaaaaaacattcttaatattcataattattatagatGTTATAAATTATCAGATgtataaatatatgtaaatagaCGTAAGGAACAAAACTGCAATACTATAAATCGTAATATTTACCCAGATCCAGCAAGTGCAACAGACGTCCCTACTACACAAGTGATTTCAAGTAAGCCCGAAGAAGTTCCAACTACAACCAATTTGCCTGATGTTACTGTTTCAGATGGTAAGCTGGCGTATTATTTAACCATTATACAGTATCCTATGTTGAGAAAATCAAAAAATTAAAGTAACTATTcgtacacacacacacatttcCCATTAATACCTCAGCTATTTCAATAATGAGTTAATTATCATTAGTTTATTCAACTATGTTCGTGCTTTTGATGACACTTTTGTAAATCTGTAAAAACTGTATCAAATTATATGGAAAAAGAAGATTCATGCTCATCAGATTCTTAAAATAGGTCTTCTTCAAATAGCTGGAAAAGTTTCTATATTTggagaatttttaaaataaaatactgctttgaaaaataacttttatataTAACTTCTAAATATTTACTCACAGACACATcaaatgtaacaacaaatgaCACTACCATAGAAACAGATGCTTCTACCCCCACAACGATCTCTACTCCATCCGAAGAAGTTATCAAAACTAAATCATTAAGGAATGCTATAACTATTCCAGTCTGTAAGTTGCGATTTTATTCTGTTTGCTGTGAAACATTCGGATCTATTGTCATCGTATAAGTACATCTTTGTTTGCTTTAAGCGTTTGTTTCTTTGTACATAAACTACTTAAATACATTTAGATACTACGCCACGGATAAACATAATATGTCCAGACGACATAAAAACACAGGATCAGTCACCGACTTGGCACGTACCAGAGGGCAATGACGAAAATGTAATCTGTACTGAACCATCAAATAGAAAATATGAGATTGGTTCGACTAATAAAGTTAAGTGTATGGTCGGAAACCGTGCTAATAGCAAAGCCGAATgctcattttttataattattcgtAAGTAAACCactggttttgtttttttagcatTCCTCTTTGCAAAATGTCACAATCATGGGTAAAAGCGCTCGTTAATGTGAGTTAATTCTGTACTATTTGAATTATGTTATCAGGGATCACGAGTGAAATTATTGTCATTTCACTCTTTCCTAGTGATGTTATAAATCGCTTACGATTATTTTGTGTCTATCTTTACTTTCCTTTTAGAATCTGATCTTACTTTGAAGATAACTGAAATCACAATGGTATGATTTCTCTTTTCTATAACTTGCACTTGAAATCAATTTTCTAATTAATACACATGTAAATTCATGTACATTTACCACCAGATTCTTGGTACTGTATCTAgatattatacaattgaaaaaaGGCAGAAgttctaaaaatacaaaatacagatttataaattataataaaacacaaaaacaaagcCAAATAGCATTAAAAAGGAATAGGAATTTTACTAATGCTTGTTGCTCTTCACCAGAATGTTACTGAAGAAAATGTTGAACAAGTCACTGGCGTTCTTAAAGAAATAACAGATAATAGTACTGCTTTACAGCCTGCTGATATAATAGAAGTGTCGTCTGGGTTAGAAGGCATTGTTGGACTTAACTCAACAAATGAGAATGTAGGTTACAATTATAACGTTGATGACCCTTTTTTATAGGCAACTTGTCGACTTATTGTTAGGCCTACTCAATAATAAAGTCTTTATAATTCAATCAATGTATTGGGATGTTGAAGAAGAAGTTTTGATATTACATATTGTGGACATTATAACAATACCCTTCTATACCATTAGTAAGATGAACTCGTCGTTCAAAGTTGCAGGCGCAAAAATATGGaataacctaccaactgaaattaaatattccTCAACAATTGCTTCATTCAAAGCTAGGTATCGATCTCATTTTTGTACACAAATCTAAACATTTGTCCCTGATTTTGTTATTATTCAACACAGGAACACAATGCAAAACAGGTTTTCTTTTACCTGTATAaagatgttgttaaataaataaaaaattaataatggaAAGTAATGATCACGAGTATACTGTACTACAGCTAATGTATTCTCTTTAGGTTACTAAAGCTGTGATTAATACAATTGATAATGTTTTGGAAGCAGTAGAAAATACTGAGGATCTCCCAGTTGAAACTATAGCGTCATTGTTAGCGTCACTTGAACATCAAATTGCCACCGCTTCTAGAGATGGTCAGAATCTTACTGAAAGAACTGACAATTTTGCTCTGGAAACTAAAAGCATAAATACAAAATCACTCAAGTCAGATGTTGTTTTGGTAGTAAATGATGCAGAAACAACCACGTGTCTTGATAAGGGCTGTGTAAAGGAGTCCGACAGATCAATTAGGTTGCCAAAGAAGATCTTACAAAACGGTATAAACTTTAGTTTAGATATActattgaagtttttgtttctGACTGGGCGTTGGCCATCACGTTGTTCAACAATTCTATATTTCTTGCACTCCAACATCTCCACCTTCTGATATTTTACTGTTACTTGTAAAGCTGCTCACTCACAGCGCCCTTCTACCTCTTTTACTCTCTTCCCATCTTTCCAATTAAGTTTCAGTTCTTGATGCTCTCTTTTCTACTAACATGCCCAAGTAACTACTTGGCTCGTATATTACTGAACTGTTTCCTGTTGAATGCTCCTCTATTTAACTTACTGCCATATTGTTAACGTTGTATGTTCATTATCTTCATCACTACCGTATGTGTATGTATCTATGATTTATATGACAATTATCAAAATGTCTTCATTTTGTTGGTAAAAGCGTTAGAAATATTGAAATAGACTTTTTGTAATACAATGCGTACAATAATAATGTGTCATTAATAAAACGTATTCATAAGAAAGTAAGCTTGTATGTCATCAttcattattgttatttgtaacAACGTTTTTTTCAGAATCACAGACAAATCTTAGCTTCATTGTGTATTTCAACGATGTACTATTTCCATCAAAAATGGTAAAGGAAACTAAGACTTCGACCTCTGACGTAATTCTTGCAGCAACCATTTACAATACTCTTCCTCCTCATACTATGATGTCGGAAACAATGGTCGAACTTGTTTTTGATATTCCAGAGGTATAactacatatttttttatttcactaaAATTGACCAAGAGGTCCGTTTTAGACGATATACAATATCgttaacaatacaaaaaaaaattactctAGTAAACAGGCTTCAAAGTTCAAAAGTTCTGATTAATGAATATCCATGTATTGATTAAGACAATTAATAGAATCTAACTATTCATACTTTAGGGTTTGACGGCGGGGAATTCAACTTGTGTATTTTGGAACGAAACAATTTCTGAATGGTCAGATTTTGGCTGCAAGAAGATGATAgaagaaacaaataaaaatcacaTCACATGTGAATGTTCGCATCTAACTAGCTTTTCTGTTCTTATGGTATTAGTTCGTTTCTTTGTTTATTGTTATGATTTTGGCATACCATCAAAAGGTATCGCTTATTTTGTCATCATTGTCATAAGGGGTTTCCGTCTTCctaatttattcatattttatccaAGCTGCTTTCATCTTTACACATTcttagtagtagtattatttttctttcgactgtatatttaattttttatacgAAGATGATTATTATACTAGAGGacatatataaacatttaaaaaaattagaagCAAGcaatacatatttgtttttattacattctAGTTGCCTACAAAGATAGGTACTAAGAAGTCGAAGAAAGCATTGGACGCGATATCAACCATTGGTTGCTGGTTATCGATATGCTGCTTTACTATCACAATAATTACTCTATTGAGTTCAAAGTAAGTGTTCTTCCTCAGGTCTAAAAAGATCTCAAATTCattaatagttatttaaaatgGAAAACCATCAAGCATATATGTCTCACTTTCTATTGTAGAAAACTCAGAAATCGTCTGCCTCAAAAGATAATGATCAACTTATGTGTCGCACTTTTGTGCTTGGATCTTGTATTTGTCTTGGGTATAGACAACCATCAAACAGGAAACACCTCCTGCATTGCTATGGCAGCTCTACTACATTACTTCTTGTTAGTGTCGATATCCTGGACCTTGTTAGAAGCCAtcagtatgtattttttaatcatCAAAATTTTCAACGCTCCCGGAAGTAAGTTTTGGTGGACAGCAGCAAGTTTAGCCTGGGGTAGgtcatattttgtttgtttaaaatcacaCAGACTTTGTATCCAGTCAACTACAATCTCGGAGTAATTACATCAAtccaattataatataatattattacagtaaataCGTTTGTGTTTTGTTACAGGAACACCGTTGATATTGGTTGTTGCTTTGTCAGTGTCATTTACAGACTTTTATACCAGCAAAGATCAGTAAGTATATAGCTTGAACTACAGGAACATGTCAACAACATTACAATTTGATAGGAAAAACTTAGGTCTAGGAAAAATTGACCGTCCAAACTCAGAATATCTAAAATGCCTAATTTGTGACAATATTACGATTATAAGTCctgatgttttttttagtttcatcGAGCAGTGAACAAATGGATGCTTAGTATTTGTTGGTATAATATATAGTATGTAATACTTAGAACCATCTTCCAATGAAATGACTGTAGTCaaagttggtttttttttcagctGCTACATTGACGCTTCGATGACGAATTTCTTCATTATATTCGTAATTGCACCTATTGCTGTAATAATTGGCTGCAACTTCATCATTTTTGTAATGGTGATTAGAAAGCTGTTCTTTCATGTGCCAATCAGTGGTAAGATCGCTACGAAATCCAGGAATACGAAAAGAAAAAGAACTGCAAACGCTATATCCATTTCACTTTTGTTAGGCCTCACGTGGATGTTTGGGTTTTTGCAATTTgaatatttaggcctaggcctaaaaggGATAGAGAtagtatttgtttttctttttgttttattgaactCTTTCCAAGGGGTTGCTGTCTTCATTTTGTTTTGTGCACTACAAACTGAATGCAGACATGTATGGCGATCCTGGTTTACTGTCGTAACACGTTGTATCTCAAATATTCCGCCTCAACGAGATCATGGGTCGATAACAGTATCTGGGTCACGCACAGGAACTGATACAGCGGCAGTAAATGATATCTCACTTACGGCCATCCCCTCCACTAGTAAAAGTGTTATTTAACAGCCTTTGTCAAATTGTTAACATTGACGGAAATCTAAATTTGTAATAACTGATGTAAATACGTAAGGCATTAATAAAGAAACACTAATTTTTGCTAACAAGTTTGTAAAAATGTAACGTTCATAAAAGTATTTCCCGCTTAGTCGCATATACGTTTGAATGCCGCCCTCTAAAGATTGTAGCCTTTCCCTCAGCCGCATTTTGGGAACTGTTGTGTACTATtgatattttcttatatttatgtgtattgataataaacatattgaattatataattatgattaaataagctattacattattattgtttgacTTTTACAATTGCATAGATAATGAATAAAATTGACATTGGCATAATAACTCATTGTTCAGACTACTATTTAAAAACAGATATTCGTGGCCATGTTGGGCATTAGTTGGATATTTTAATTGGCATTCTTTTCCAGAAATATCAATTACATAAATAACTTATTGATGAattatatcaacattatatatttaatcatcaaatattagaaattatataataataataataataataataataatcaagtcaagtcaagtcaagtatcatttattatcatttgttttaagaaaaaataataatataacacatGATCCTGTTACGGCAGTGTTCTTTTGTCGAATTTCTAGGCTCATCCTTTAGGCTCACACCGAATCAATCAGTGTTTCAAATTTCTTGTTGTGCcaaaatgaataaaagaaatagtaatacagtacaaaAATAATGGACGAGTCCAACTTCACGAAAAGGCAATCACCTCTAATTGCAACTCTACGTACACTGTCATTAGGAAGACAGAAAGTGTACAAGATGGACAAGTACCGAGTCAATTAGTGAATTTTAATTGAACAGTTATATTTGCTTTCCATTTACTCTATGTTGAAATCTGGAAATATTACATTAATGAATTTACACTAAAGGTATGAAGGCATCATTTTGTTTATCTTATGTCTTTGCTTGGTAACGGTAGAGTATTTAATCACTTTGGCGTATATCCGGGTTCCTTTGTTTATCTTATGTCTTTGCTTGGTAACGGTAGAGTACTTAATCACTTTGGCGTATATCCGGGTTCCTTTTGTTCGAACTGTATTATTGCAAGCAGAAAGCCTGTTGAATTCGACATATTGTTCTGTTAGTTACTATACTATTGGAATagtgtataatttataaaaGTTCTACATTTATTATGGGCATGTTAATTAGAATTGCATTGTTTTATCGTAAGTCTCACGTGCACAAAGAGTGACAATAATAGgccaatttttattttatatatataattatatacaaatgtatttttttttctttttgtttatggGTCTTGCGTGACAAGCAATCTCTTCTTGcaagatcctctattaatggtatttttgtATTGTCTCATTATAAATTACCACTCTTTTCATTGTATTGCtttaccattgatagaaactaaatgttgaattattaatttgatttgtAAGATTTGTGAAGAAtaattatttcttattattgtttatcatttacatattatttatttttttttatccattAATTTGTGTATCCTTATCTGTTACCAATTACGCTACTCAagaataaactataataatataattgaaaCAGAAATGTTTGAACACTTTACTATAGAGTGGGGTTGGAAATGCTAATTGCAGTACAACTTTAACAAACCAAAGAAGACCCACTTCATCATAGCTTGGGTGCCAAGCCTAATGAGAGAAGTAgagaatattatacaaattagtTGTAACTAATGATGAGAATTCTGTATATTATAGCCAGCTGATCTGGTTTAACACCAATCCTCAATATACACAGATGATTCTGGTCTAGCTTAAAGTTTAGTATGGAAGTATACTAATCtattataattactgtacatttagaAGCATATAGCAGCACCTTGACGATGGTCAAGTTTGGCCTTAACGAATTTGTACTCTGAATCTATAACTTTTCATTTGAAGGAATGTAATTACTTACATAGGTAAGATATGAAAAGTTTAACTTAAAAAAGCCGAATAATGATGATATCATCCTTCTATTCACAAATCAGCTCCGGTACCTGCCGCTAAATGATTTCCattgtacatatttttttttataaaacaggATATAAATGACAACCgcataacatttataatcaatacTTAAACCTTGGATGATAATCCAATTGACAATCCTTTGTTTGAAGTGTGCTTAGGTTGCTTAGGTCGTTGTAtcattaaaaatacagtactttataaAAACACAGAGGAtgtaatcctctatgatacaaaTACAAGTTATTAAAGTTATTAACCTTTTTATGTATTGGCTCATGAACCCTTTTAATTCGTTAAGCTTTGTGAATGCATTTTATCACTAGGAttgctataaaataataatgtagcAGTTTTGAAAAACGCGTTTTTTAGAAAGAAATATTCGATatagttaagcttggttcctactaaaACGCAACTATGTACACGAAacgcaaataatttgaccaatctaAGTGACGGATTACCTAAAATGTTACTCGTGATTGCATTGTCCTATTGTGTTAACAAAAATGTCTGTAGGTCTACGATGTCATTTAGAAGTTGAATTGGGATTCAATTCCATCTTTAATTTTAGGAACAGTAAAAAATAATAGCTTAGGATGGTTTAAAAGATAGATATatagatagaaaaaaaagacagatagatagatggAATATATTGTCGGAAATACCAAACATATAAAGTGTTTTGTCATGTTTTACCTTAAATGGTGTCGTTATAAAACTCAAAGTGGCTTCGATTtgttaatttgaataaaaaagagAATTAGTAACAAAGCAAGAAGAAATCTATTAGTGTAGATAGAATAAAGGACTAAGACGTGAAATTGTATAGGAATGTACGGTATCGTTGCTGACTTTTtctaaatattgttataataatattcttcCACAATAATGTCTCATAAACGTAGGCCTTACTTTAACATGACAGACTTACATATTGTATAAATCTTGATTGTATTAGGgttacatattatattattcttaataaatcatttatgtattttaaatattcaatcaGAAACCTCTTTTTTGATATTCAATAAATTTCATGCGCATCGAGTACAGATATACTGTAATGTTTACCAATAGAAACTTACGTTGAAGTGTGCACTTCTTACATCTACTCAATGGCGTCTTTATAAGAAATTCAGATTGTGAGAGTTTTGTATCCGTGGATTTAGGATACGAGCAGATGTTTGATATTATAAGACATGTGATGAGTACAATTCGCTTGAATTTGCTGGAACACATACAATATTTTGACGATATTTGTCAACACATCGATGCTACATCATGGTGGTATTAAACAGATAATAAGTattctatttataaatatacaatcgtgattaaaaatcaataatttttactttacttcgcaataaaaaaattactaaaattacTGACCATGGCCATGGATTATTGGTAAAGCCAGCCTGCCTAAAATGATCACCGTGGTTCAATAAGCGGAAATTATACTTCAAGGATAACTGAAATATAACAAAACCAAACTtaagatatttttgttttaacgAGAAGCATAAagtaatgtaaaaacaaaatactataTAAAAAAGTAGATTGTATTCATCAACAGGCTAAagtaaatcaatatttatttcctTAGGCCTAAAGAATAAACTAACTATGGTCGCACATGCGCAATTCATTTTCAatcaaattatacatttttacttattatggattaagctctgtctacactatcaaactagtttaacaaaaaaagtgtgatgtggccaaataaggtagtatcatcatgtccatatatgggcacatcacgtccatatatgggcacatcacattcctttgtcacataaagtttgatagtgtaaaaaaGGTTTTACACTACCCAACTGTTTCACTTAGTAGATGGCATGTAGCTATGAAACGCgggaataaaaaaaagaaaaatgagtACACATGATCTGGAAAACATCATGTGTGTTTAGCATTCCAATCTATAGCGCATTTTGAAAAGCAATGGGGCCACAGTTTTGAGAAGCATTGAATATGATTACTAATAAGAACATTTATGTCGGTGTATACGGCCGCCGGGTACCGGGTAACGTGTACACTCTCCTATCTcgctatgtacagtatgtagcctattattaaaatagtataCGATTATTCATGACATTCTAAAAACGTATTAATCACATAGTTGTTTCgtcttgtgttttttttaatgtattttgtattaaattgtcGGTAATTATAACATGAAAACATGACCTTGCTGATAATCAtactaaacaatattaatattgggCATCAAATGAAATGTGGTTAGGCCTATGTAAGTAAATCTAAAAAACGATTATTACAATTGACAAGTATATCAGATAACAGTGAAATAGTCAGTGAAATAATGCACTATACTTTACAGTACTGATATTTATGACGAGTATCTTTTTCTTAATTTCTGAGAAGTTCAAATTATAATGTATTGAAACATCTGATTTACTAACAATAactatttacatatttctttatttagaAATCACTGAACATGTAAGAATTTGTatgatgatgaatgaatgaTGAAACTGGCTGAAacgattattaatattatgttttaaccACCCCCCGCCTCCCCCGGCTGAATCGTTTCATTACCATTAGAGGTGCAGTACATAGGCCAATAACTTGCTTTTTGCTAGCAAAGCCTTTTGCTTTTGCGTAAGTCTaagaaatgaaatgtttttaacataattcttcaaatgaatatcaataatcacaaattatatataaatatattacctTTTATTGATTTATACTACTTAATGCAGAAAATGAATCCATATTCTATAACAAAATTACTGGCAATTAAAAGGGTCAAGTGGAAACTAAAGTGATAGGAAAATTGATTATTGAAACTTTTGctaacattaaaaaatgttcacGAATGCAAGATAAAGTTGTCCAGTAAACGACGACGttgaaaatataataagtc contains:
- the LOC140051768 gene encoding adhesion G-protein coupled receptor G2-like, whose amino-acid sequence is MNVTEENVEQVTGVLKEITDNSTALQPADIIEVSSGLEGIVGLNSTNENVTKAVINTIDNVLEAVENTEDLPVETIASLLASLEHQIATASRDGQNLTERTDNFALETKSINTKSLKSDVVLVVNDAETTTCLDKGCVKESDRSIRLPKKILQNESQTNLSFIVYFNDVLFPSKMVKETKTSTSDVILAATIYNTLPPHTMMSETMVELVFDIPEGLTAGNSTCVFWNETISEWSDFGCKKMIEETNKNHITCECSHLTSFSVLMLPTKIGTKKSKKALDAISTIGCWLSICCFTITIITLLSSKKLRNRLPQKIMINLCVALLCLDLVFVLGIDNHQTGNTSCIAMAALLHYFLLVSISWTLLEAISMYFLIIKIFNAPGSKFWWTAASLAWGTPLILVVALSVSFTDFYTSKDHCYIDASMTNFFIIFVIAPIAVIIGCNFIIFVMVIRKLFFHVPISGKIATKSRNTKRKRTANAISISLLLGLTWMFGFLQFEYLGLGLKGIEIVFVFLFVLLNSFQGVAVFILFCALQTECRHVWRSWFTVVTRCISNIPPQRDHGSITVSGSRTGTDTAAVNDISLTAIPSTSKSVI